GTACCTTTAAGTTTCTGTACTTACTGCCCATTATTACAATAGAGAGGGTTTGCTAATGCCCTGTGGCCGAAAGCGAAAGCGACATAAAATCGCGACCCACAAGCGGAAGAAACGCCTCCGCAAGAACCGTCACAAGAAGAAGACCCGCTAGGTTGCTTGAGGCGCGTTCGGGCCTGTTGAGGCCGCGGCCACAGTTCGCGATAGCTTCTTCCTGGACTTTACTTATTTCGTCATCGACTTGCACAATTCAATGAAGCGAGACTCGATTGGCAGATCTATTCGTGCCGGAGCATGGGGTGTTCTCCTGGGGAGTGCCGCAGGCTTTGCGCTCGGCCTGCTTCTTGCACCGGAAGAGGGACGGAAGATCCGTCGTCGTCTGGCGTTCCAGCTTGAACATCTGTCGCGTCGCGTCGGTACGCTGGTGGATCAGGTAGTGTCCGACGAAGACAGCAGCGATGCTCGCCGTGAAGGCGACGAGCTGGTGGAAGATGCGAAGCAGCAGGCACAGAAGATCCGGGACGACATCGACGCGCTACTCGGTGAGGTCCAGCGCGGGCGTTCCTCACGCAGTGAGGCATCGACCGGCTGACGCCGCTGACCTTTGCGACCGGCGGAAGACTTGAGCTTCCGCGATACCCTCCATGGCCAACTTTTCCATTCTTCTGGCTTCCTCCGAGGAGAAGACGTCCGGCGGCAATCCATTTGCGCCGGACATGTTCGATTACCGATCCTCGAACACCTTCAACTATTTCCACGAGCTCAATCCAGAGCGCCGGCGCCTCATCTCGTTGCTGCAAGACCGGATCGAGGCCGACGATAAGGTCGCCGATCTGATCGGGCTGAAAGGAGATGCTCTCGAGGCGGCCATCCAGACAGATCTCGCTCTGTTTGACGCGCCGCTCACATCTGCTCTCGACAGATACAGCCCGGGCGTACTCTACTCGTCAATGAACTTTCAGGCGCTGCCAACCGGCGCGCAGCGTCGGCTCCTGGAGAACGGTGTCATCTTCTCGGCTCTGTTCGGAGTGCTCCGCCCCGACGACCTGATCCCGGAGTACTATCTGAATATGAACGCGAA
This DNA window, taken from Rhodothermales bacterium, encodes the following:
- the yaaA gene encoding peroxide stress protein YaaA produces the protein MANFSILLASSEEKTSGGNPFAPDMFDYRSSNTFNYFHELNPERRRLISLLQDRIEADDKVADLIGLKGDALEAAIQTDLALFDAPLTSALDRYSPGVLYSSMNFQALPTGAQRRLLENGVIFSALFGVLRPDDLIPEYYLNMNAKLRGVKSAKEYWRKAMSPLLNERLADKVVWNVLPDDLEDAWIDQHAYKEMIRVRFARVRKGKRTFQDQNALAGQFVNFVVREAVEDLELVRPWVH
- a CDS encoding YtxH domain-containing protein — protein: MKRDSIGRSIRAGAWGVLLGSAAGFALGLLLAPEEGRKIRRRLAFQLEHLSRRVGTLVDQVVSDEDSSDARREGDELVEDAKQQAQKIRDDIDALLGEVQRGRSSRSEASTG